One Deinococcus grandis DNA window includes the following coding sequences:
- a CDS encoding GAF domain-containing sensor histidine kinase has product MTDAPAPRQPAPDALTPDLSPLPDGLPDALPETLDGAPVRGPRGFRLSDRVRVVRNVLPPLIVLVVGVVEFLISLLPGAALELWAHLLFYGLVGPAVTYFSVEWIAEGTRARERAERQLLDLYGELRVSHARLGAVQELMRDLSDAADMGAVLDVAARGAVRVTGAQRATLTVPGGLSGTARAEGASGAAGPLHPLKVPVPGGGALALHFQEPPPADAEALAQALASEVARGVEAVRQRTLDLMTLYSVDQSIRAERNMRRLLGRVTHAMAGRVGAGARAVVLSDQDGVLRLEYAQDAHGERRGGVAPAFAQRVAHAEAALKATDEEASEVFPEARSVLGLPMRDEEGLVGVLLLGDPDPNAFDDARVSLLALMAGQATLAVRNARAYLYSEELAISDERARIAREIHDGVAQSLAFAALKLDVVARQIHTDPPKAEAEVRAATTLLREQIREVRRSIFALRPIDLERYGLLETVRRYVLDFGEQNNLRVHLNVSGDVHLSPGDEAVVFRILQESLNNVAKHARAQEVKVTLHGAEGVTLRVQDDGAGFDPDSISGRVSSAGGLGLLQMRERIEARGGLYRVLSSPGHGTLVEAELPQG; this is encoded by the coding sequence ATGACGGACGCTCCTGCGCCGCGCCAGCCTGCTCCTGACGCCCTGACCCCCGACCTCTCGCCCCTGCCGGACGGGCTGCCGGACGCCCTGCCGGAGACGCTGGACGGCGCGCCGGTGCGGGGGCCGCGGGGGTTCCGGCTGTCGGACCGCGTGCGGGTGGTGCGTAACGTCCTGCCGCCGCTGATCGTGCTGGTGGTGGGCGTGGTGGAGTTCCTGATCTCGCTGCTGCCCGGCGCGGCGCTGGAGCTGTGGGCGCACCTGCTGTTCTACGGGCTGGTGGGTCCGGCGGTGACGTACTTCAGCGTGGAGTGGATCGCGGAGGGCACCCGCGCGCGCGAGCGGGCCGAGCGGCAGCTGCTGGACCTGTACGGCGAGCTGCGGGTGTCGCACGCGCGGCTGGGCGCGGTGCAGGAACTCATGCGCGACCTGTCGGACGCGGCGGACATGGGCGCGGTGCTGGACGTCGCGGCGCGCGGCGCGGTGCGCGTGACCGGGGCGCAGCGGGCGACGCTGACGGTGCCGGGCGGCCTGAGCGGCACGGCCCGCGCCGAGGGCGCCAGCGGGGCGGCGGGGCCGCTGCATCCGCTGAAGGTGCCGGTGCCGGGCGGCGGGGCGCTGGCCCTGCACTTCCAGGAGCCGCCCCCGGCGGACGCCGAGGCGCTGGCGCAGGCGCTGGCCTCGGAGGTCGCGCGGGGTGTGGAGGCGGTGCGGCAGCGGACGCTGGACCTGATGACGCTGTACTCGGTGGATCAGAGCATCCGCGCCGAGCGCAACATGCGCCGCCTGCTGGGCCGCGTGACGCACGCCATGGCGGGCCGCGTGGGGGCCGGGGCGCGCGCGGTGGTCCTGAGCGATCAGGACGGGGTGCTGCGGCTGGAGTACGCGCAGGACGCGCACGGCGAGCGGCGCGGCGGGGTGGCTCCGGCCTTCGCGCAGCGCGTCGCGCACGCCGAGGCGGCCCTGAAGGCCACCGACGAGGAGGCCAGCGAGGTGTTCCCGGAGGCCCGCAGCGTGCTGGGCCTGCCCATGCGGGACGAGGAAGGCCTGGTGGGCGTGCTGCTGCTGGGCGACCCGGACCCGAACGCCTTCGACGACGCGCGGGTGTCGCTGCTGGCGCTGATGGCGGGGCAGGCGACGCTGGCGGTCCGCAACGCGCGGGCGTACCTGTACTCGGAGGAACTGGCGATCAGCGACGAACGCGCCCGCATTGCCCGCGAGATTCACGACGGGGTGGCGCAGTCGCTGGCGTTCGCGGCGCTGAAGCTGGACGTGGTGGCCCGGCAGATCCACACGGACCCCCCGAAGGCGGAGGCCGAGGTGCGCGCGGCGACGACGCTGCTGCGCGAGCAGATCCGCGAGGTGCGCCGCTCGATCTTCGCGCTGCGGCCCATCGACCTGGAACGCTACGGGCTGCTGGAGACCGTGCGCCGCTACGTGCTGGATTTCGGCGAGCAGAACAATCTGCGGGTGCACCTGAACGTCAGCGGGGACGTGCACCTGTCGCCCGGGGACGAGGCGGTCGTGTTCCGGATCCTACAGGAGAGCCTGAACAACGTCGCCAAGCACGCCCGCGCGCAGGAGGTCAAGGTGACGCTGCACGGCGCGGAGGGCGTGACGCTGCGCGTGCAGGACGACGGCGCGGGGTTCGATCCGGACTCGATCTCGGGTCGCGTGAGCAGCGCGGGCGGTCTGGGCCTGCTACAGATGCGCGAGCGGATCGAGGCGCGCGGCGGGCTGTACCGCGTGCTGTCCAGCCCCGGGCACGGCACCCTGGTCGAGGCGGAACTCCCGCAGGGGTGA